A region from the Brassica napus cultivar Da-Ae chromosome C8, Da-Ae, whole genome shotgun sequence genome encodes:
- the LOC106411934 gene encoding F-box/LRR-repeat protein At1g06630-like produces MESKKLEMGSRDLISCLPREVLVEILSLLPTKLAASTSLLSKKWRYLFALVHSLDFDDTVLLQPPPEEGREELKESFRNFVDRRLALQCGCGSRIKKFSLTYLVTNNSDVVDERRWISSVVERGVLEVDVTLRPRWLGPVHTDEVHGNCFLPYHLFRSKTLVKLRLGTDTNVGKLPPDVFLPALKSLFLDTIMFDDQDLSDVLLPGCPMLEELTVVHKTDFYPNYRISSQTIKKLTVFYCYDFGIDDGSRISFDAPSVVSLNYTDYALYEYPLVNLGSLVKAKLDISYSKTNIKRPDLSGLLVGISNVETLHLSPDSTDLISRCVKHGLVLPVFNNLVTLSFGSKNKRGWKLLPYLLKHSPKLETLIIQGLDSYTGDVTIGLFQVKELHVVGYKGTAKELQHLKSLLAGTECIPKMQVEFPEDVVVDDAKMIQTRRDLFILVGVVSTDVAYFE; encoded by the exons ATGGAATCAAAGAAGCTAGAGATGGGCTCGAGAGATTTAATCAGCTGTCTCCCTCGAGAGGTTCTGGTAGAGATCTTGTCCTTACTTCCAACCAAACTTGCTGCTTCAACCTCTCTTCTCTCGAAAAAGTGGAGGTATCTGTTTGCACTGGTTCACAGTCTTGATTTCGATGATACTGTCTTGCTGCAACCGCCGCCAGAAGAAGGGAGGGAAGAACTCAAGGAGAGCTTCAGAAACTTTGTGGACAGAAGACTCGCTTTGCAATGCGGTTGTGGTTCTCGTATCAAGAAATTCTCTCTAACATATCTCGTTACCAACAACAGCGATGTGGTTGATGAGCGTCGCTGGATAAGCAGTGTCGTTGAGCGTGGTGTTTTGGAAGTGGACGTTACTTTGAGGCCTCGTTGGCTAGGCCCTGTACATACTGATGAGGTTCACGGGAACTGCTTTCTTCCTTATCACCTCTTCAGGAGCAAGACACTGGTTAAGCTGCGTCTGGGAACAGATACTAATGTTGGAAAGCTTCCTCCTGATGTGTTTCTTCCAGCGCTTAAGAGTCTCTTCCTCGATACCATCATGTTTGACGACCAAGATCTCTCTGATGTGCTTCTTCCTGGTTGCCCAATGCTTGAGGAGTTAACTGTTGTTCACAAGACTGATTTTTATCCTAATTACAGGATATCGAGTCAGACAATCAAGAAGCTAACAGTTTTCTATTGTTATGATTTTGGAATTGATGATGGGTCTCGTATATCATTTGACGCCCCAAGTGTTGTCTCTCTCAACTACACTGACTATGCCTTGTATGAGTATCCACTTGTTAACTTGGGATCCTTAGTCAAAGCTAAGCTGGACATTTCTTAttctaaaacaaatatcaaGAGGCCGGATTTATCGGGTCTCCTTGTAGGGATAAGCAACGTGGAGACTCTCCATCTTTCTCCCGATTCTACTGAT tTGATTTCTCGATGTGTTAAACATGGACTAGTTTTACCGGTGTTTAACAATCTGGTTACCTTATCTTTTGGGAGTAAAAACAAACGTGGTTGGAAACTGCTGCCATATCTGCTTAAGCACTCTCCAAAGCTTGAAACATTAATCATCCAG GGTCTGGATAGTTACACAGGCGATGTTACCATTGGTCTGTTCCAAGTCAAGGAGCTGCATGTTGTTGGTTATAAAGGAACTGCTAAAGAGCTTCAACACCTGAAGAGTTTGCTTGCAGGAACCGAATGCATCCCGAAAATGCAAGTGGAGTTCCCTGAAGATGTTGTGGTCGATGATGCCAAAATGATCCAAACCCGTAGGGATTTATTTATCCTTGTCGGAGTTGTTTCAACCGATGTCGCTTATTTCGAGTAG
- the LOC106414876 gene encoding SKP1-like protein 1B, giving the protein MKSSDDESFEVDEAVVLQSQLLSHVVEDCTGPEHKIEKVTGKILEKVVEYCENHVAVVDDGGANSSSASSGDALKKWDNKFITQMDLSTVYGLLMAANYLDIKGLFDLTCQGVADVIAACKDHKEFRATFGLVNDFTEEEEAEVLEENEWAFD; this is encoded by the coding sequence ATGAAGAGCTCCGACGATGAATCCTTTGAAGTCGATGAAGCGGTCGTACTCCAATCTCAGCTCTTATCGCATGTTGTTGAAGACTGCACCGGTCCTGAACACAAGATTGAGAAAGTCACAGGCAAGATCCTCGAGAAGGTGGTCGAATACTGCGAGAACCACGTCGCCGTCGTCGACGACGGTGGTGCCAATTCTTCTTCCGCCTCCTCCGGTGATGCTCTCAAGAAGTGGGACAATAAGTTCATCACGCAAATGGATCTGTCCACGGTCTACGGTCTCCTCATGGCTGCGAACTACCTAGACATCAAAGGTCTTTTTGATCTCACGTGCCAGGGAGTCGCTGACGTGATCGCGGCATGCAAAGACCATAAGGAGTTTCGTGCAACGTTCGGCCTCGTGAATGACTTCacagaagaagaggaagcagaGGTTCTCGAGGAGAACGAGTGGGCTTTTGATTGA